Proteins from a single region of Thunnus albacares chromosome 16, fThuAlb1.1, whole genome shotgun sequence:
- the ylpm1 gene encoding YLP motif-containing protein 1 isoform X2 yields the protein MYPSWGNYGAPQSQNYGGPGPRKQLPGSHAGQPAAGYGGFEASSGGSLISSLQEQHLQQMQQLQMLHQKQLQSVLHHGNVASGYGGGHSSGYPGSAWQSEGSGHLDGSVGPQSYYKPPDDPASQPARGPPAPQDHSQPPPPPPQPHPKEPQPVPPPPDPQSSKAPENNAVSKEPNKKDASTAEDDKALPLQEQQQLWYKQHLQNLQKLKQEKAKQSQKDGDGPMPPPPMGQTVPPLPPSEPPKSTPPPPPPKEEPPAPPPPPTEPEIPQDPEEAARLQQLQAAAAQWQQVQQQRASIQYQALMQQHEKLQQILEKYQQLIQQPANLQTMSAEMQLRHYEMQQQQFTPLFQDWERSFMLWFEQFRTYPHKDQLQEYEHQWKQWQEQMNATNAHLQERLATLTTMVPYASTQYNSGMMGQYGQYPGQDVQMQQQPVNPGMQHSPAAVGPRPQGPPPTGFGPHSESPAGPPVRGGGPAGIGVRPPGPPPVQPPSFNNVRGPRGNNPRFDQPQQGFDGPPRFDQPQQRFDGPPRFDQPPQRFDGPPRFDQPRHRFDGPPKFDQPRQRFDGPPRFDQPRQRFDGPPRFDPPQFDQPLRGNQPRFGQQPRFEQPPRHPGPPPRFERPPVPPQKQQQGPQPKAEPATKQPANMDSKAPGKPAGQPQSEKEKTGSESDKANAEDMTDDNVLGADGFFVQSDPIPQTLQTNTEPEESGCNDASDNSAKPNNKPSFTAPSLVASKNTAAQNSIKPDGQLTNTNKPPVIPKPPGIQKEPQGSGQMQSRPELPRPPPGRGRGQPPVPVQVHGRGRGQRGRGDFRKPNTVPFGEDMGEMSYDYMPPEEDLRMPEEQEEYHWQDTSYEEFGGDDSEVPPEEMWMPEDHHFPTEEEYYEEPVGGLPMGRGGHPMMRGGPPRGRGGPPMSRGGLPLGRGGPPMGRGGPPLNRGGPPMSRGGPPLGRGGPPMGRGGPPMGRGGPPMGRGGPPIGRGEPMDRHWEEPEPVEYSEDGDPYWGERRPPMRGMRPPFMPGRGRPPRGHPGFMHPGRGRPPHPAYGPMDHEPLGHAVDTDDTERDPEGHPMYHGHDPHNHPMHPDVGRGRRPPPPHELMDPMGEPLYDEGMERELGWQPPHGRGPPRPPHEVIDRGGMRRAPMGRGMARGMWRAGPTHEGFEEEYNERYIEDYDHGEDGYRWRPPRDYPPDDYRHEAKYYESERDREHALPERDYPPRMPPPEPYRDGRWLDERERGHPYPYDEHERGRGELRIREYKDEPPYRQEESPYPPPPPPTEWDRPSRLSPPPERGYPPDYQDRRPRYEGLREEPPLDIPPPHAAPVTNLPESSVEPATQEATGANVLALSQRQHEIILKAAQELKLIREMQEGKTPGTDPQPAPADTLTELPAGLLGLEIPPEVRNVLKGMTAAAQTTPAETLPWDTKPATTDYQPSLPAVPTPSVIPKTVDYGHGHEPGATVERISYGERIVLRPDPLPSDRGYEKEPLGLRDPYSRDSYYERRSDPYMDRREYSRDRDLYREKPPPEYERERFERERYPPRDRDDRSPLAPPLRSGYRERERDLREKERSGSRDRDDHYGRPAYDRLPYERTGLDRGGPERYGHSSSPYMDRRSYPEDRGPPAAPPLPPPPQPPPRVERKPEIKNIDDILKPPGRLTRPERIVIIMRGLPGSGKSHVAKLIRDKEVDCGGAPPRVLVLDDYFMTEVEKVEKDPDTGKRVKTKVLEYEYEPEMEDTYRSSMLKTFKKTLDDGFFPFIILDTINDRVKHFDQFWSAAKTKGFEVYLAEITADTQTCAKRNVHGRTLKDILKMSNNWEPSPRHMVRLDVRSLLQDAAIEEVEMEDFNPDDEPKEPKREEEEEGDLPDPSCQMLLP from the exons ATGTATCCTTCTTGGGGAAATTATGGTGCACCCCAGTCACAGAACTATGGAGGGCCTGGGCCCCGTAAGCAGCTGCCTGGCAGCCACGCCGGCCAACCGGCGGCGGGGTACGGCGGCTTCGAGGCCTCATCCGGCGGCTCCCTGATTTCCAGCCTGCAGGAGCAGCACCTCCAGCAGATGCAGCAGCTACAGATGCTCCACCAGAAACAGCTGCAGTCCGTGTTACATCACGGCAACGTTGCTAGTGGTTACGGTGGTGGACACTCAAGTGGGTATCCAGGGTCAGCCTGGCAATCAGAGGGATCAGGACATTTAGACGGCAGTGTTGGACCTCAGTCCTATTACAAACCACCTGACGACCCTGCTTCTCAGCCGGCGAGGGGTCCCCCGGCTCCTCAAGATCATTCGCAACCTCCTCCGCCGCCACCACAACCGCACCCCAAGGAGCCACAACCTGTCCCTCCTCCCCCGGATCCCCAATCATCCAAGGCGCCGGAGAACAACGCTGTCTCCAAAGAGCCGAATAAGAAGGATGCATCCACGGCAGAAGACGACAAAGCCTTACCATTGCAG GAGCAACAGCAACTTTGGTACAAACAACATCTTCAGAATCTGCAGAAGTTAAAGCAAGAGAAAGCCAAACAGAGTCAAAAAGATGGTGATGGTCCTATGCCACCACCACCCATGGGCCAAACTGTTCCCCCTCTTCCCCCATCGGAACCACCGAAAAGCACaccacctccaccccctccaAAAGAGGAGCCACCagcaccacctccaccacccacAGAG ccTGAGATCCCACAAGACCCAGAGGAGGCAGCCCGCCTCCAGCAGTTacaagctgcagcagcacagtggcagcaggtgcagcagcagagagcaagCATACAATACCAGGCTCTCATGCAACAGCACGAAAAGCTTCAGCAGATCTTGGAAAAGTACCAGCAGCTGATTCAACAACCTGCAAACCTACAG ACAATGTCTGCTGAAATGCAGCTGAGGCACTACGaaatgcagcagcaacagttcACTCCTTTATTCCAAGACTGGGAGCGCTCCTTCATGCTATGGTTTGAGCAGTTCCGGACATATCCCCACAAAGACCAACTGCAGGAATATGAGCACCAATGGAAGCAGTGGCAGGAGCAGATGAATGCCACTAATGCCCACCTTCAAGAACGGCTGGCCACTCTTACTACCATGGTACCGTATGCTTCAACCCAGTATAATAGTGGGATGATGGGACAGTATGGCCAGTACCCTGGACAAGATGTGCaaatgcagcagcagccagtAAACCCAGGTATGCAGCATTCCCCTGCTGCTGTTGGTCCCAGACCCCAAGGTCCACCGCCCACTGGCTTTGGGCCTCATTCAGAATCACCTGCTGGACCCCCAGTGAGAGGAGGTGGCCCTGCAGGTATAGGAGTTAGACCCCCAGGTCCCCCTCCTGTTCAGCCACCAAGTTTCAACAATGTCAGAGGTCCAAG AGGAAACAACCCCAGATTTGACCAGCCACAACAAGGTTTTGATGGGCCACCACGATTTGACCAGCCACAACAGCGCTTTGATGGTCCTCCCAGATTTGACCAACCACCGCAGCGCTTTGATGGTCCCCCTCGATTTGACCAACCAAGACACCGCTTTGATGGTCCCCCCAAATTTGACCAACCAAGGCAGCGCTTTGATGGTCCCCCCAGATTTGACCAACCAAGGCAGCGCTTTGATGGTCCTCCTAGATTTGACCCACCACAATTTGATCAACCTCTAAGAGGAAACCAACCTCGATTTGGGCAGCAGCCTAGGTTTGAACAGCCTCCAAGGCATCCGGGCCCTCCGCCTCGTTTTGAACGCCCACCTGTGCCCCCgcaaaaacaacagcaaggtCCCCAACCTAAGGCAGAACCAGCCACTAAACAACCTGCCAATATGGATTCCAAGGCTCCAGGAAAACCAGCCGGGCAGCCACagtctgaaaaagaaaaaactggatCTGAATCAGATAAGGCCAATGCCGAAGACATGACAGATGACAACGTGCTGGGAGCTGATGGCTTTTTTGTTCAAAGTGACCCCATTCCgcaaacattgcaaacaaacacagagcccGAGGAATCGGGTTGTAATGATGCTTCTGACAATAGCGCTAAACCCAACAATAAGCCGTCCTTTACTGCGCCTTCTCTTGTGGCATCAAAAAATACTGCAGCACAAAATTCTATTAAACCAGATGGGCAATTGACAAATACCAACAAACCCCCAGTGATTCCAAAGCCCCCTGGAATCCAAAAGGAGCCACAAGGCTCTGGACAAATGCAGTCAAGACCAGAGCTTCCAAGGCCACCTCCTGGTAGGGGAAGAGGCCAGCCTCCGGTACCTGTCCAAGTGCATGGACGAGGACGTGGGCAGAGGGGGCGTGGAGACTTTAGGAAACCAAACACTGTACCATTTGGGGAGGACATGGGTGAAATGTCTTATGACTACATGCCACCTGAAGAGGACTTGAGGATGCCAGAAGAGCAGGAAGAATATCACTGGCAAGATACTTCATACGAGGAGTTTGGTGGTGACGATTCTGAAGTGCCCCCTGAAGAAATGTGGATGCCGGAGGATCACCATTTCCCAACAGAGGAAGAGTACTATGAAGAGCCAGTAGGAGGACTCCCTATGGGCAGAGGAGGGCACCCAATGATGAGAGGAGGGCCTCCTAGGGGACGAGGAGGTCCACCAATGAGTAGAGGGGGACTGCCTTTGGGAAGAGGAGGTCCACCTATGGGTAGAGGGGGACCACCTTTGAACAGAGGAGGTCCACCTATGAGTAGAGGGGGGCCGCCTTTGGGCAGAGGAGGTCCACCTATGGGTAGAGGTGGTCCCCCTATGGGAAGAGGAGGACCACCCATGGGAAGGGGGGGACCGCCTATTGGAAGAGGAGAACCAATGGACAGGCATTGGGAAGAACCTGAGCCAGTGGAGTACTCAGAGGATGGAGACCCTTACTGGGGAGAAAGAAGACCTCCAATGAGAGGCATGAGACCCCCGTTTATGCCTGGCCGGGGTCGTCCACCACGTGGACATCCTGGTTTCATGCACCCAGGACGAGGGCGTCCCCCTCACCCAGCATATGGACCGATGGATCATGAGCCATTAGGCCATGCAGTGGACACTGACGATACTGAAAGAGATCCAGAAGGGCACCCCATGTACCATGGACATGACCCTCATAACCATCCAATGCATCCTGATGTAGGAAGAGGCAGGCGACCACCACCACCTCACGAATTGATGGATCCTATGGGGGAGCCATTGTATGATGAAGGAATGGAGAGAGAATTAGGGTGGCAGCCACCCCATGGCAGAGGCCCTCCTAGGCCTCCACATGAGGTAATAGATAGGGGAGGAATGAGGAGGGCACCTATGGGTCGAGGAATGGCTAGAGGCATGTGGCGGGCAGGTCCAACACATGAGGGATTTGAAGAGGAATATAATGAGCGTTACATTGAGGATTATGATCATGGGGAAGATGGGTATCGCTGGCGGCCACCGCGGGACTATCCTCCTGATGACTATCGGCATGAGGCCAAGTACTATGAGTCTGAACGAGATAGAGAGCATGCTCTTCCTGAAAGGGACTATCCCCCCCGTATGCCACCACCAGAGCCCTACAGAGATGGTCGTTGGCtagatgaaagagaaagaggtcATCCTTATCCATATGATGAgcatgaaagaggaagaggagaactTAGAATCCGTGAGTACAAGGATGAGCCGCCGTACCGACAGGAAGAATCACCAtacccaccaccacccccccctaCAGAATGGGATAGGCCTTCAAGACTTTCTCCACCACCAGAAAGAGGGTATCCTCCAGACTATCAGGACCGCAGACCACGCTATGAGGGCCTCAGGGAAGAGCCTCCTTTGGATATACCTCCACCCCATGCTGCACCTGTTACAAACTTGCCAGAAAGCTCAGTTGAACCAGCAACACAAGAAGCAACTGGAGCCAATGTGCTTGCTCTCTCCCAACGTCAGCATGAAATCATCTTGAAAGCTGCTCAAGAGCTCAAACTGATAAG AGAAATGCAGGAGGGGAAGACCCCTGGTACTGATCCTCAGCCTGCACCAGCTGATACCTTAACCGAGCTTCCTGCTGGTCTTCTTGGTTTGGAGATACCACCAGAAGTCAGAAATGTTCTGAAG GGCATGACTGCAGCTGCACAGACCACCCCAGCTGAAACACTGCCTTGGGATACCAAACCTGCTACCACAGATTACCAACCATCTCTTCCTGCGGTGCCCACTCCTTCAGTGATTCCCAAGACTGTGGATTATGGGCATGGACATG AGCCTGGTGCCACTGTTGAGCGGATATCTTATGGTGAGAGAATTGTGTTGAGGCCTGACCCGCTACCATCAGACAGGGGCTATGAAAAAG AACCTCTTGGTCTCAGAGATCCTTATAGCAGAGATTCATATTATGAAAGACGATCAGACCCTTACATGGACCGACGAGAGTACAGCAGAGACAGGGACTTATACAGAGAAAAGCCTCCACCTGAatatgaaagagagagatttgaGAGGGAACGCTATCCCCCAAGAGACAGAGATGACAG ATCCCCACTGGCACCTCCTCTACGCTCAGGATACAGGGAAAGAGAGCGGGATCTCCGAGAGAAGGAACGAAGTGGCAGTCGTGACCGAGATGATCATTATGGGAGGCCTGCTTATGATAGACTTCCATACGAGCGCACTGGACTCGACCGTGGTGGGCCTGAGCGTTACGGCCATAGCTCTTCACCTTACA TGGACAGAAGAAGTTATCCAGAGGACCGAGGGCCACCTGCTGCACCACCTCTTCCGCCTCCACCTCAGCCACCCCCACGAGTCGAGAGGAAGCCAGAAATTAAGAACATTGACGATATCCTCAAACCACCGGGCAGATTAACTCGGCCTGAAAGG ATTGTCATCATAATGAGAGGGCTTCCAGGGAGCGGAAAGAGCCATGTTGCAAAGCTCATACGG GATAAAGAAGTGGACTGTGGCGGTGCCCCACCAAGAGTTCTTGTTTTGGATGACTATTTCATGACAGAGGTTGAGAAAGTTGAGAAAGATCCAGACACAGGGAAGAGGGTTAAAACCAAG GTACTTGAGTACGAGTACGAGCCAGAGATGGAGGATACGTACCGGAGTAGCATgcttaaaacatttaagaaaacTCTGGATGACGGCTTTTTCCCCTTCATCATTTTAGACACCATTAATGACAGGGTTAAACATTTTGATCAGTTCTGGAGTGCAGCCAAAACGAAAGGCTTTGAG GTGTATCTTGCTGAAATCACTGCGGACACTCAGACTTGTGCAAAGAGAAATGTCCACGGGCGCACCCTTAAGGATATACTGAAG ATGTCCAACAACTGGGAGCCCTCCCCACGTCATATGGTGCGCTTAGATGTCCGGTCCCTGCTACAGGATGCTGCTATAGAGGAG GTTGAAATGGAAGACTTCAATCCCGATGATGAGCCCAAGGAACccaagagagaagaggaagaagagggtgATCTG